A section of the Oryza sativa Japonica Group chromosome 1, ASM3414082v1 genome encodes:
- the LOC4324673 gene encoding uncharacterized protein → MADYEQEQEMEVEALQAILMDDIKEIDPSESGLSTTARCFQIVLSPQDDDFDESAYVPVQLALIFAHTEKYPDEPPLLNVKSVRGMKSEDLASLKEKLEQEATENLGMAMVYTLVTSAQDWLSEKYGQNAGDGESEENEAEEEEVIVPHGEAVTVESFLAWRDRFEAELALQRAKLMPESALTAPKEKKLSGRQYFESGRHTMKGASTTADEEEEEEEDIDFDEDFDDDEEDMLEHYLAEQSGKSAA, encoded by the exons ATGGCTG attacgagcaggagcaggagatggaggtggaggccctgcaggccATCCTCATGGACGACATCAAgg agATCGACCCCAGCGAGAGCGGGCTCAGCACCACGGCTCGCTGCTTCCAGATCGTGCTCTCCCCTCAG GATGATGATTTCGATGAGTCGGCTTATGTGCCAG TCCAACTGGCTCTGATTTTTGCACACACCGAAAAATATCCGGATGAGCCTCCGCTTTTGAATGTCAAAAG TGTACGAGGAATGAAATCAGAAGATCTTGCATCCTTGAAAGAAAAGCTTGAGCAAGAG GCAACTGAAAATCTCGGCATGGCTATGGTCTATACTCTTGTCACATCGGCACAAGATTGGTTAAGTGAGAAATATGGACAGAATGCTGGAGATGGGGAATCTGAAGAAAATGAggcagaagaagaggag GTCATTGTGCCCCATGGTGAAGCTGTTACTGTAGAGAGCTTTCTGGCTTGGAGAGATCGTTTTGAAGCTGAATTGGCGCTACAGCGTGCCAA GCTTATGCCAGAGTCAGCTCTTACAGCTCCGAAGGAAAAGAAACTCTCAGGAAGACAGTATTTTGAAAGTGGAAGGCATACAATG AAAGGAGCAAGTACCACTGCTgacgaagaggaggaagaagaggaagacatCGACTTTGATGAAGACTTCGATG ATGACGAAGAGGACATGCTTGAGCATTACTTAGCAGAACAGTCAGGCAAGTCGGCCGCTTAA